One genomic window of Corynebacterium sp. sy039 includes the following:
- a CDS encoding mannitol-1-phosphate 5-dehydrogenase, protein MKALHFGAGNIGRGFVGVILHNAGYELVFADVSAELIDALNTQESYTVHEVGEQPRDIEVTNFSGVNSAQDLEQLYEHIASADLITTAVGPRVLEIIAPTIAEGLRRKQGDKVAILACENAINATEGLARAIREHYPQADDVALFANTAVDRIVPNQKPGQGLDVTVENYFEWVVEQTPFGENIPEIPGVTWVADLEPYITRKLFTVNTGHAATAYFGNDAGITKISDALADPKVHQKVAAVLAETKQLLVEKYEFSEQQQQEYVDKILVRFANPQLPDTTDRVGRAPLRKISEHERFIGPAAQLAQRGHRPAALLDAVGAALNFDVESDSESQELQRRLSLTEGKEEAVAELVTDLCGIPSSHPLFADLLAVFLKKAAQ, encoded by the coding sequence ATGAAAGCCTTACATTTTGGAGCAGGCAATATCGGTCGAGGCTTTGTTGGTGTCATTCTCCACAATGCCGGCTATGAGCTCGTATTTGCAGATGTTTCTGCTGAGCTTATCGACGCACTCAATACCCAAGAGTCCTACACAGTTCATGAAGTAGGAGAGCAACCACGCGATATTGAGGTCACGAATTTCTCAGGTGTTAATTCTGCACAAGATCTTGAGCAGTTGTATGAGCATATTGCCAGTGCTGATCTGATCACTACGGCAGTCGGCCCTCGGGTCCTGGAGATTATTGCGCCGACGATTGCCGAGGGATTGCGTCGAAAGCAAGGGGATAAGGTAGCGATTTTGGCGTGTGAGAATGCCATCAATGCCACTGAAGGGCTCGCCCGTGCTATTCGAGAGCATTATCCCCAAGCAGACGACGTCGCTCTCTTCGCCAACACTGCTGTCGATCGTATTGTGCCCAATCAAAAACCAGGGCAAGGGTTGGATGTTACGGTAGAAAATTATTTTGAGTGGGTGGTGGAACAGACACCTTTCGGGGAAAACATACCAGAAATACCTGGAGTGACCTGGGTAGCTGATCTGGAACCCTATATCACTCGCAAACTTTTTACCGTCAATACCGGACACGCGGCGACTGCATACTTTGGTAATGATGCCGGGATAACAAAAATTTCCGACGCGCTTGCCGACCCCAAGGTACATCAGAAAGTGGCGGCGGTTCTAGCGGAAACCAAACAACTTTTGGTAGAAAAATACGAGTTTAGTGAGCAACAACAGCAAGAATATGTGGATAAAATTCTTGTGCGCTTTGCCAACCCACAACTCCCAGACACCACTGATCGAGTAGGACGCGCACCTCTGCGCAAAATATCCGAGCACGAGCGCTTTATTGGACCTGCAGCACAATTAGCACAGCGCGGGCATCGACCAGCAGCATTGCTCGACGCAGTGGGAGCTGCCTTGAACTTTGATGTGGAATCAGATAGCGAATCTCAGGAGCTCCAGCGTCGGTTGAGCTTGACAGAGGGCAAAGAGGAAGCAGTGGCGGAACTGGTTACTGACCTATGTGGTATCCCCAGTTCACACCCACTATTTGCGGATTTATTAGCTGTTTTCCTTAAGAAAGCGGCTCAGTAG